ATTACTGTCATATTCTCAGAGCAGAGTTTCACTGCgcttcactttaaaaaaaaactctttatttgtgttttgctttttctgCGTCTTTTCTGGTACAGTTTGGAACCAACTAGTTCattccctttatatatatatatatatatatatatatatatatatatatatatgtcttgattggattatccagagaatagtgctcgataccgtggtagagcgcaatatgtaggtgtgggaaaaatcacaagactacttcatctctacatctcttcatctcctgatgattgagggaacccctcatgaaacagttctgtagagatgaagtagtcttgtgatttttcccacacctacatatatatatatatatatatatatacatatatatatatatatatatatatatatacacatacatacatacatatatacatttagtgGTTTATcggttatacagtgctcaataccgggggtagagcggaatatacgttaggtcaggaaaacgtacagaggctatatcatccctacaagccagtTTCGTAGGTGGATTTTATAAcattttataaaatcccctgacgaggaAGGAAACCTGCGCAACAGGCTTGTAGAGATGAtacagcctctgtgtttttcctgacctaacgtgtgtgtgtgtgtgtgtgtgtgtgtgtgtgtgtgtgtgtgtgtgtgtgtgtgtgtgcgtgtgtgtgtgtgtgtgtgtgtgtatgtatgtatgtatgtgtatgggtgtgaatggatatgtatgtatatacagtttgtatatgtatatacaaattacacatacacatatatgtatacattttatatttagatATAGAAATGTTTTGAAATTTGAACCAATTGGAATTCAACCAGCGCTACAGAATGTTGATAATCATTCCactgaatatataaatatacagtacacaAGGACAAGCTTCCAATATTTTGTTCTACATCGTTTTTGATAACTTTTGTGGATGTGaacaattgtttttaaataacAATGAATTGCATGAATTTAAACCTGCTGTCTTGatcaatatatacatattagacaGTAATGAATAAGGATCAAAACATAGGCTGTATGGTGTGCTATTACTTTTAAATCAATGTATTAAACATGGGTTGTGAATTGATCATCTGAAGTGCCAAATAGCCAACTCAATTCAAGGTGCCCTCCGAGTGGTTCTTACACAGGAATGCATGTGTCTCATTGCATTATTTATCAACATGAAAAAATAACAAATGTGCTGACAAGCTCTTAGTGTATACAAAAAAGTACAATAACGTGAGTTgacattaaaatatttattttcaacgGAAATTGTTTAACAGCAGGTCAGTTACTGGTAGATGGAAATTGTGGCTAATTCACATAAAAACAGTGAGTAAGTTTACTTACTTACAGCATATTTTTTCTCATATCTAATCTTTTGGGTGTGTTTTATTTGCTCACTGTGAGCGGTCCATTGCTCTGAATGGTTTTCATGATGGACTGGACCACTTCAGAGGTGGAGCCCTGGCCCCCCAGGTCCTCTGTGTGCAGCTAGAGTAAAAAAAGAATAATGTCAATGGCATATTCTCTAATATTTGTTATGCATGACGGACCATACCCGAGTCTCAGTCACGGTGGAGAGGATGGCTCTGCGGATCATGCTGGCGTATGCATGGAGCTTCAGGTGATCCAGCAACAGGCAGGAGGCCAGCAGCATGGCGGTCGGATTTGCTGCGTTGCGGTTGGCAAGGCTCTTCCCAGTGTTCCTGGTTCCCTGCAAATAAGACACATGTGGATTACTTAATGAGTGTGATTGCACATGCTCCATTTGCTTGCATGGGCACTTTTGAGTTATTTCTGACATATTTGGGGtttaatgttttgtttgattTTCCTGTTTCTCCTTTGTTTTGTGATCATTGAGATTTTATTACACATGGTATTGTCTGCTCTGCTCCTCTTGTGtcaattatttatatttattctgTCTTCCCCAGCTGCCCCTTGTCCGGTTCCTGTCTTTAGTGCATGTCTAGATCTCCTAGTCAGTGTGCCTTTTGTTAGCTTTCTTTCATGGATGCCTCCTCATCTCCACGACAGTATAACTTGACAGCGAACAGGCTTCTCATTCTGCGATCGACAGGTGATCAGGCCAGGCTGTAAACCActtaagtcagctgggatagacttCCTATTCACTTTGGCATAACACAATGAGTGGTAATGACTGTTAGAACTCACCATTTCAAACACAGCATAGTCCTCGCCGTAGTTGGCTCCAGGCACAAGACCTGGTCCACCAACCAGTCCTGCACAAACGTTGCTCACCACATTGCCATACAGGTTGGGCATGAGCATCACATCAAACTGCTGCGGCCTGGAAACAAGCTGTAGCAAACACAAACGTATGTTTTGGTTTTAAGGTTCTAGGTTTCCACGCACCTCACGCTCACCTGCATGGTGGTGTTGTCAACAATCATGCTATCAAATGCTATTTCAGGGTATCTGCTGGCCACCTCCTGACAGCACTCTAAGAAGAGGCCATCCCCCAACTTCCTGCTCCAAACACAAACTGAGATGAAGTTAAAATGCATACAAAGATCTTAGAAGGGTGCACTCAAACACTGACATGATGTTTGCTTTGTGCACGGCTGTCACTTGTCCACGTCCTTTCTCACGAGCCATTTTGAAGGCATAGTCAGCAATGCGTAAAGATTTGCTCCTTGTGATGATCTTCAGGCATTCTACCACTCCTGGGACATTCTGCAAGAATGAGGACAATCAAATTGTTGATAGGTGAAGGTTGGAGGAAAAACAACAAATAGGGCTGCACCTCGTGCTCCAGGCTGCTATACTCTCCTTCTGTGTTCTCCCTGATGATCAGGATGTCAATGTTGTGATGTCGTGTCAGCACACCCGGCAGAGACCGACAGTGCATCACATTGGCGTATAGATCCAAAGTGGTTCTGCAACGCGAGGGACATACTGAACAGAGCAGTGGGTAGACAGATGACACCATCATCTGACATCTAGCCAGTGGAGGTCTGTGCATTTCGGTGGGGACGTAACTGATTTAATTCACCTCTTAATACCGCCACCATTGCATTTATATTGTCGCCACCttgcaaatatgttttgtttggGTTCTGTGGTTTCAGAATGTGGGTAGGAGTCttctatgtgtgtgtgcatgcgtgcatgtgagtgtgtgtgtggccaAAAAAGGACAATAACCAGTTTTGCTTCAATAAATAGATTGTTGATCAAGCACCTCCTCGTTATTCTTCCATTGTCCGATTAGACATTACAATACATAccattgaaaatatacaaatTTAATAAGATGTGCATAACAGAGAAACATTTTGCGTATAAGCAACAAACATAGTTAACCCTTTATCTTTCAGTTACGTACACAGACAGGCCCCAAATGGTGTTCATGCACCTGCCCTTTTGCCCTTTGTGAGAAAAATGCCATTTCAGCTGCATGGAGCCCAATTTTTGTTTGTATTAATTTAAGAATAAAAATGACTATCAGCACTCACTCCTAAATATGTTTTGATATCTGAAGAGGTATTCTAAATATTTGAGGTCTTGAGAGAATTATTCCTGGGTTTGCTATGCATCCAATACCTCTCCTCCCTCTTAATGTAGCGGTGCATTGTTTTGTCCTAAGGACGTGGAGACTCACCGCAGCAGGTTGTTTCTGGATATGTGGGAGGGTGGTAAGTTGTGGTTGGTCTCAAGATTACCTACAACAATTTAAATAATGTAGTTACACAACTGGACACTCTAACAGTtgttaaatattactcaaatataATCATCGACCCTTTAGTGCCACTCCATTGCGCCTGATTGCCATTATGGCGTTATTGATGTCATCCTCCGAGGCCATAGACGAGTCCACATGGACGACTTCAAAGTCCACCGGAACACAACAGAAGCTGGCAAAAATGAAAAGCAGGCCAAATCAAATTAAAGACACCACAGTATTGATC
The DNA window shown above is from Nerophis ophidion isolate RoL-2023_Sa linkage group LG06, RoL_Noph_v1.0, whole genome shotgun sequence and carries:
- the LOC133553970 gene encoding isocitrate dehydrogenase [NAD] subunit gamma, mitochondrial-like isoform X3 translates to MSSEAQLHARPIIPPPAQYGGRHTVTLIPGDGIGPELANHVQELFRFCCVPVDFEVVHVDSSMASEDDINNAIMAIRRNGVALKGNLETNHNLPPSHISRNNLLRTTLDLYANVMHCRSLPGVLTRHHNIDILIIRENTEGEYSSLEHENVPGVVECLKIITRSKSLRIADYAFKMAREKGRGQVTAVHKANIMKLGDGLFLECCQEVASRYPEIAFDSMIVDNTTMQLVSRPQQFDVMLMPNLYGNVVSNVCAGLVGGPGLVPGANYGEDYAVFEMGTRNTGKSLANRNAANPTAMLLASCLLLDHLKLHAYASMIRRAILSTVTETRLHTEDLGGQGSTSEVVQSIMKTIQSNGPLTVSK
- the LOC133553970 gene encoding isocitrate dehydrogenase [NAD] subunit gamma, mitochondrial-like isoform X1 is translated as MTVPPVSSLITALKPLFGNLLSRACGSALCHRRHNSTYAARPIIPPPAQYGGRHTVTLIPGDGIGPELANHVQELFRFCCVPVDFEVVHVDSSMASEDDINNAIMAIRRNGVALKGNLETNHNLPPSHISRNNLLRTTLDLYANVMHCRSLPGVLTRHHNIDILIIRENTEGEYSSLEHENVPGVVECLKIITRSKSLRIADYAFKMAREKGRGQVTAVHKANIMKLGDGLFLECCQEVASRYPEIAFDSMIVDNTTMQLVSRPQQFDVMLMPNLYGNVVSNVCAGLVGGPGLVPGANYGEDYAVFEMGTRNTGKSLANRNAANPTAMLLASCLLLDHLKLHAYASMIRRAILSTVTETRLHTEDLGGQGSTSEVVQSIMKTIQSNGPLTVSK
- the LOC133553970 gene encoding isocitrate dehydrogenase [NAD] subunit gamma, mitochondrial-like isoform X2, with the translated sequence MTVPPVSSLITALKPLFGNLLSRARPIIPPPAQYGGRHTVTLIPGDGIGPELANHVQELFRFCCVPVDFEVVHVDSSMASEDDINNAIMAIRRNGVALKGNLETNHNLPPSHISRNNLLRTTLDLYANVMHCRSLPGVLTRHHNIDILIIRENTEGEYSSLEHENVPGVVECLKIITRSKSLRIADYAFKMAREKGRGQVTAVHKANIMKLGDGLFLECCQEVASRYPEIAFDSMIVDNTTMQLVSRPQQFDVMLMPNLYGNVVSNVCAGLVGGPGLVPGANYGEDYAVFEMGTRNTGKSLANRNAANPTAMLLASCLLLDHLKLHAYASMIRRAILSTVTETRLHTEDLGGQGSTSEVVQSIMKTIQSNGPLTVSK